The segment TCTTCAGTACAATAAGAATTAACTTTAAATTTGTTTATTGTTGAAAAAGGATGAGAAAATGAACTATTTTTAGTTGGATAAAAGCTTGTTTTTATTTTAAAATTTAGGTCAACTTCAATTGAATCAGTATTAGCTTCAATATTAATATATTTAATCTTAATATTTGTTGTATTTCTTTCCTTATTTTCGGATTTTTCTATATCTGTATATTTTAGTTCTTTAAGAGTTCTATTAACACAATCAATAATTTCTTTTTTGTTAGGTTTTTCGCTTGAATTGTAGGTAAAATCTAAATCAACTGAAAGTCTAGGTATAACTTTTTTGTTAATAAAATTTAAAGCTGTTCCCCCATAAAATATTAATTTATCTCTAATTAGAGGTTTTTTACTTAATTGTTCTAAAACTTTTGTTAATCTGTAAACTTTCTCTACTTGAGTTTGCCCGAATCCTTCCTTTCTATGATATGTATAAATCTCAAGTGCTTCTTGTTCATTTAATTGATTTGAAGCTCCACCTTCTAATTCAAGTTTAAATAATACATCTTCTTTAATATATAACTCTAGAATATTTTTTATAACGTCTTTTTGAATTTTAGTTTTAGTGTACAAATAGTTGATTAATTCTTCAAAATTATGAATTTCAGAGTCAATATTCTTATTTATTTTTTTATAGACTGCTTTTTTAAATCTCAAAATCTCCATTGTTGAGAGTTCATCTAAATATTTATTTATATTTTTTAGAAGTTCAATATCAATATCACTTTCTTTAATATATTTTAGGAATGTTTGTCTAGGTTCTCCATTCTCATCTCTTTCACATTTAACTAGATGAATATATATATGTCCATGAACTATTACTTTTCTTAAATATACCATTTTACTCTATTTCCTCACTTAACCTATCACTATAATTAATATTTAATTCATTACTTAATAAATTATTTGGTCTTCCTGGTTCAAAGTTAACAGTTTTTTCCAGTTTAAATTCATTCAAAATATTTTTAGTCACTACACCTCCAATGAATTTATAAAAAAATAGAACTCTTGCAGATAATTTAGGGTTATTTATTTTTCTTAAGTATTTAATAATTACATCTAGATCTAAACCATTTCCACCTCTGAAAGCTTTATGAATATTTTCTAAACCATTTGAATATACTATATTTTGAATACACATGATAAAAGTCATTTCTAAATCAGTAGTTTTATATGAGTTTTCACCATGTTCTTTCTCTGTAACTCCACAAGGTATATCCATTTTAATTGGCGTAATTTCTAAATTATCTAATTTTAGAGGTCTTGCTTGTTTTTGTGTTGCAATTACATAACT is part of the Candidatus Woesearchaeota archaeon genome and harbors:
- a CDS encoding nucleotidyl transferase AbiEii/AbiGii toxin family protein: MVYLRKVIVHGHIYIHLVKCERDENGEPRQTFLKYIKESDIDIELLKNINKYLDELSTMEILRFKKAVYKKINKNIDSEIHNFEELINYLYTKTKIQKDVIKNILELYIKEDVLFKLELEGGASNQLNEQEALEIYTYHRKEGFGQTQVEKVYRLTKVLEQLSKKPLIRDKLIFYGGTALNFINKKVIPRLSVDLDFTYNSSEKPNKKEIIDCVNRTLKELKYTDIEKSENKERNTTNIKIKYINIEANTDSIEVDLNFKIKTSFYPTKNSSFSHPFSTINKFKVNSYCTEELYGAKFNAVLTRTHPRDLYDIANMPKNIKLDKVKAAFIHDSTNKGTDIRNFDLKIVEEKFNERVVTNQFERHLRTMLRSGEDLDAQKLYKTTLDLTKDMLNLNKKEIEYAKRNLK